One part of the Eucalyptus grandis isolate ANBG69807.140 chromosome 10, ASM1654582v1, whole genome shotgun sequence genome encodes these proteins:
- the LOC104423281 gene encoding vacuolar-processing enzyme codes for MMTTSLYGSLVPFFLLTALMMAPVSESRKSFREIVSISGGDRVESEGTQWAVLVAGSNGYENYRHQADVCHAYQILKANGLKDENIIVFMYDDIANNENNPTKGIIINKPDGHDVYNGVPKDYTGDATTAANLYAVLLGNKTALSGGSGKVLNSGPNDYVFFYYADHGSTGLMSMPVGDDIYANDLMKVLKQMHQAKKYLNMVIYIEACESGSMLQGLLPKDMGIYATTAANTEESSYAYYCPGDSTDDDPSKYDTCLGDLYSIAWMEDSDAHDLGKETLQKQYLTVKKRTNLSHVMQYGNTALSKAVLSTYMGRRSKKVASIPLDELSSSNSRAVLQRDADLVFFRRQVQKAKGSTKSVEAQKRLDEQITHRSHLDRSIKQIVNHLFGGSNVASMLTTVRPGDQPVVDDWDCLKTFVRTYEQHCGRLSEYGMQYTRAMANMCNAGVDKDRMEAASIQACSGKAK; via the exons ATGATGACCACCTCCTTATATGGCAGCCTtgttcctttcttcctcctcacAGCACTGATGATGGCGCCTGTGAGCGAGAGTCGGAAGAGCTTTCGAGAAATTGTGTCGATTTCGGGTGGTGATCGTGTTGAAAGTGAGGGCACCCAATGGGCTGTTCTAGTCGCCGGATCCAACGGTTATGAGAACTACAGGCACCAG GCTGATGTGTGCCATGCCTACCAAATCCTCAAGGCAAATGGATTGAAAGATGAGAACATCATCGTGTTCATGTACGACGACATCGCCAATAACGAGAATAATCCCACCAAGGGTATCATCATCAACAAACCCGACGGCCACGATGTCTACAATGGAGTTCCCAAG GATTACACTGGTGATGCGACCACAGCAGCCAACTTGTATGCAGTCCTTCTTGGGAACAAGACGGCCCTCAGCGGGGGCAGCGGAAAGGTTTTGAACAGCGGCCCAAATGACTACGTCTTCTTCTATTACGCTGACCACGGGAGCACGGGACTAATGTCCATGCCTGTGGGGGATGACATATACGCGAACGACCTGATGAAGGTGCTGAAGCAAATGCATCAGGCGAAGAAGTACTTGAACATGGTGATATACATAGAGGCATGCGAGTCGGGGAGTATGCTGCAAGGGTTGCTCCCTAAGGACATGGGGATCTATGCGACCACGGCGGCCAACACTGAGGAGAGCAGCTATGCCTACTACTGCCCTGGAGATTCCACTGACGATGATCCCTCCAAGTATGACACTTGTTTGGGGGATCTCTACAGCATCGCTTGGATGGAGGACAG TGATGCCCACGATTTGGGGAAGGAAACATTGCAGAAGCAATACTTAACGGTGAAGAAAAGGACCAATTTGTCCCACGTGATGCAATATGGGAACACTGCTCTCAGCAAGGCCGTCCTCTCTACTTACATGGGTCGGCGCTCCAAGAAAGTCGCTTCCATTCCCTTGGACGAGCTCTCTTCTTCAAATTCCCGGGCAGTTCTTCAACGTGATGCTGATTTGGTCTTTTTCCGACGCCAG GTGCAAAAAGCGAAAGGGTCTACTAAGAGTGTGGAAGCACAGAAGAGACTGGACGAACAAATTACTCACCGATCACATCTTGATCGCAGCATCAAACAAATTGTCAACCACCTGTTCGGAGGCTCCAATGTCGCAAGTATGTTGACTACTGTTCGACCTGGAGACCAACCTGTTGTTGATGATTGGGACTGCCTCAAGACATTT GTGAGGACTTACGAGCAACATTGTGGACGCCTAAGTGAGTACGGAATGCAATACACAAGAGCCATGGCAAACATGTGCAATGCTGGAGTAGACAAGGATCGTATGGAGGCAGCTTCTATTCAAGCTTGTTCTGGGAAAGCAAAGTGA
- the LOC104423282 gene encoding vacuolar-processing enzyme: MMMTSLYGSLVPFFLLAALMMAPVSESRRSFREIVPNSGGSHGESKGTQWAVLVAGSNGYENYRHQADVCHAYQILKANGLKDENIIVFMYDDIARNKNNPTKGIIINKPNGPDVYHGVPKDYTGVATTAANLYAVLLGNKTALSGGSGKVLNSGPNDHVFFYYADHGTTGLVTMPVGGYVYANDLMKVLKQMYKAKKYMNMVIYIEACESGSMLQGLLPKDMGIYATTASNAEESSYGYYCPGDTTDGDPSKYDTCLGDLYSIAWMEDSDAHNLGKETLQEQYLSVKKRTNMSHVMQYGNTVLSQAFLSTYMGQSTNKVSSVPLEELFSSKSWAVPQRDANLVFFQRKVQKAPKGSAESVEAQKRLDEQIARRSHIDRSINQIVNHLFGGSSDASMLTAVRPGDQPVVNDWDCLKTFVRTYEQYCGRLSEYGMQYTRAMANMCNAGVDKDRMEAASIQACSGKAK; this comes from the exons ATGATGATGACCTCCTTATATGGCAGccttgttcctttttttctcctcgcAGCACTGATGATGGCACCTGTGAGCGAGAGTCGGAGGAGCTTTCGAGAAATTGTGCCGAATTCGGGGGGTAGTCATGGTGAAAGTAAGGGCACCCAATGGGCTGTTCTAGTCGCCGGATCCAACGGTTATGAAAATTATAGGCACCAG GCGGATGTGTGCCATGCCTACCAAATCCTTAAGGCAAATGGATTGAAAGATGAGAACATTATCGTGTTCATGTACGACGACATCGCCCGTAACAAGAATAATCCCACCAAGGGTATCATCATCAACAAACCCAACGGCCCCGATGTCTACCATGGAGTTCCCAAG GATTACACCGGCGTTGCGACAACAGCAGCCAACTTGTATGCAGTCCTTCTCGGGAACAAGACGGCCCTTAGCGGGGGTAGCGGCAAGGTCTTGAATAGCGGCCCAAATGACCACGTCTTCTTCTATTACGCTGACCACGGGACCACGGGACTAGTGACCATGCCTGTGGGGGGCTACGTATACGCGAACGACCTGATGAAAGTGTTGAAGCAAATGTATAAGGCGAAGAAATACATGAACATGGTGATATACATAGAGGCATGTGAGTCGGGGAGCATGCTGCAAGGGTTGCTTCCAAAGGACATGGGGATCTATGCGACCACGGCATCGAATGCCGAGGAGAGCAGCTATGGCTACTACTGCCCTGGAGATACTACTGACGGTGATCCCTCCAAGTACGACACTTGTTTGGGGGATCTCTACAGCATCGCTTGGATGGAGGACAG TGATGCCCACAATTTGGGGAAGGAAACATTGCAGGAGCAATACTTATCTGTGAAGAAGAGGACCAATATGTCCCATGTGATGCAATATGGGAACACCGTTCTTAGCCAGGCCTTCCTCTCTACTTACATGGGCCAAAGCACCAACAAAGTCTCTTCCGTTCCCTTGGAGGAGCTCTTTTCTTCGAAATCCTGGGCAGTTCCCCAACGGGATGCTAATTTGGTCTTTTTCCAACGCAAG GTGCAAAAAGCTCCGAAAGGGTCTGCTGAGAGTGTAGAGGCACAAAAGAGACTGGACGAACAAATTGCTCGCCGATCACATATTGATCGCAGCATCAACCAAATTGTCAACCACCTCTTCGGAGGCTCCAGTGACGCAAGCATGTTGACTGCTGTTCGACCTGGAGACCAACCTGTTGTTAATGACTGGGACTGCCTCAAGACATTT GTGAGGACTTACGAGCAATATTGTGGACGCCTGAGCGAGTATGGAATGCAATACACAAGAGCCATGGCGAATATGTGCAACGCTGGAGTAGACAAGGATCGTATGGAAGCAGCTTCCATTCAAGCTTGTTCTGGAAAAGCAAAGTGA